A single Verrucomicrobiia bacterium DNA region contains:
- a CDS encoding HAMP domain-containing sensor histidine kinase, whose translation MRKVAIVFILTVLIPSLGLAWLAIRSLRDQQYSLERQEFLLYQSAVDKLAQEAEGYLDQQQQQFATQVEVMLQESRPEILALSFDETIRKAWPMAEIGFAVSLKGKVINPLLTGRPEARQFRLENDRFLCNAESVEVYWNTGRGSVNLSALDQKNSLGGQNSPQFFQAQSQTIVPIVQSGGQSQSQGGQGGYYGTDQVQSGKIPTAKRVVIPQSQTDPSQQAIPMPPLPTDNTYSRVQASEAEFHQLIGEASEGMMARFLQNRLNVMTWYRSPRNSNLVYGAKLDLSKLTDGLKSVVHTLNPELGGNVCVALLDDSARPVSRSHPDFTASWKRPFVAAEIGEALPHWEIAFYQLNPGKLNSAAVTLKFTLALLVSLLLMAIIIGGWLIGRDLHRELRLARQKTDFVSNVSHELKTPLTSIRMFAELLADGRVTDPDKQRGYLHIITAESARLTRLINNVLDFARLERGEKKYQMHQLDVATVTRDSAEALRAHLESHGFKLELSLPETPVYVIGDADALAQIVVNLLSNAEKYSGESHDIRLHLFVAAYPFPHAELQVLDRGRGVPKGCEEKIFEQFYRAHDSLSSGIQGSGLGLTLARQIARAHGGELKYIAREGGGSCFTLHLPLATPSSYQT comes from the coding sequence ATGCGCAAGGTCGCCATAGTCTTCATCCTCACAGTGCTCATCCCGAGCCTGGGTCTCGCGTGGCTCGCGATCCGCTCCCTGCGCGACCAGCAATACAGCCTCGAGCGTCAGGAATTCCTGCTTTACCAAAGTGCGGTGGACAAGCTCGCGCAGGAAGCGGAGGGCTATCTTGATCAGCAGCAGCAGCAATTCGCCACCCAAGTAGAAGTGATGTTGCAAGAAAGCCGGCCGGAAATCCTCGCTCTCTCTTTTGATGAGACCATCCGCAAAGCCTGGCCAATGGCCGAGATCGGTTTCGCCGTTTCGCTCAAGGGTAAAGTGATCAACCCGTTGCTGACCGGCCGCCCGGAGGCGCGCCAGTTCCGGCTGGAGAACGACCGTTTCCTTTGTAACGCCGAATCCGTGGAAGTTTATTGGAACACAGGCAGAGGTTCCGTGAATCTCAGCGCTTTGGATCAGAAAAACAGTCTCGGCGGCCAAAATTCACCTCAATTTTTTCAGGCCCAGTCGCAGACCATCGTGCCGATCGTCCAATCCGGCGGGCAAAGCCAGAGCCAGGGCGGACAAGGTGGATATTACGGGACGGACCAAGTGCAGAGCGGTAAAATTCCGACAGCCAAACGCGTGGTGATACCCCAAAGCCAAACCGATCCCTCTCAGCAAGCGATCCCCATGCCCCCACTGCCGACGGATAACACCTACTCACGCGTGCAGGCGTCGGAAGCAGAGTTCCATCAACTGATCGGCGAGGCCAGTGAAGGGATGATGGCGCGCTTCCTCCAAAACCGCCTGAATGTGATGACTTGGTACCGCTCCCCTCGTAATTCCAATCTCGTCTATGGCGCCAAGCTGGACCTGAGCAAACTGACCGATGGCTTGAAATCAGTCGTCCACACATTGAACCCCGAACTGGGCGGCAACGTCTGCGTGGCATTATTGGATGATTCAGCGCGCCCCGTCAGCCGTTCCCATCCTGATTTCACCGCATCATGGAAGCGTCCTTTCGTGGCCGCAGAGATCGGCGAGGCCCTGCCCCACTGGGAGATCGCCTTCTATCAATTAAACCCCGGCAAACTCAACTCTGCCGCCGTGACGCTCAAATTCACCCTTGCCCTGCTGGTCTCGTTGCTGCTCATGGCCATCATCATCGGTGGCTGGCTCATCGGGCGCGATCTTCACCGTGAACTTAGGCTGGCACGGCAGAAAACCGATTTCGTCAGTAATGTCTCACATGAATTGAAGACGCCACTGACCTCAATCCGCATGTTCGCAGAATTGCTGGCAGATGGCCGGGTGACCGATCCCGATAAACAGCGTGGCTACCTGCACATCATCACCGCCGAATCCGCCCGCCTCACGCGGCTCATCAATAACGTGCTCGATTTCGCCCGCTTGGAACGTGGCGAAAAAAAGTATCAGATGCATCAGCTCGATGTGGCCACTGTCACGCGTGATTCAGCCGAGGCATTGCGCGCGCATCTGGAATCCCATGGTTTCAAACTGGAGCTGTCCCTGCCAGAAACGCCGGTGTACGTCATCGGCGATGCTGATGCTCTCGCCCAAATAGTGGTGAATCTGCTCTCGAATGCGGAAAAATATTCCGGTGAGTCCCATGACATCCGGTTGCACCTCTTTGTGGCGGCGTACCCTTTCCCGCACGCTGAACTGCAAGTGCTGGATCGCGGTCGCGGTGTGCCGAAAGGGTGTGAAGAGAAAATCTTTGAACAGTTCTACCGTGCCCATGATTCTCTGAGCAGCGGCATCCAGGGCTCGGGCCTGGGTCTCACTTTAGCGCGACAGATCGCGCGTGCTCATGGCGGTGAATTAAAATACATAGCCCGTGAAGGGGGAGGAAGCTGCTTCACCCTGCACCTTCCGCTTGCAACTCCCTCGTCCTATCAAACATGA